A region from the Hirundo rustica isolate bHirRus1 chromosome 20, bHirRus1.pri.v3, whole genome shotgun sequence genome encodes:
- the STRBP gene encoding spermatid perinuclear RNA-binding protein isoform X3, with the protein MWLSLSQFCTACDFICSSSKAVSDWPFACSKRSIRSFANDDRHVMVKHSTIYPSPEELEAVQNMVSTVECALKHVSDWLDEKNKSAKCEGDVEAKEEAAEGTAKDQGGRTLCGVMRIGLVAKGLLIKDDMDLELVLMCKEKPTKTLLSIVKDNLPAQIQKLTEEKYLVEEHVNEAAIVIHNTKEPKLTLKVILTSPLIRDEAEKKEGDNVAMKDPPDLLDRQKCLEALASLRHAKWFQARANGLKSCVIVLRILRDLCNRVPTWAPLKGWPLELICEKSIGTCNRPLGAGEALRRVMECLASGILLPGGPGLYDPCEREPTDALSYMTVQQKEAITHSAQHALRLSAFGQIYKVLEMDPLPSNKSFQKYSWSVTDKEGTGSSALKRPFEDSVGDDKDPNKKMKRNLRKILDSKAIDLMNALMRLNQIRPGLQYKLLSQSGPVHAPVFTMSVDVDGTTYEASGPSKKTAKLHVAVKVLQAMGYPTGFDADVECVSSDEKSDTEGKNETTSSISSNNNTGNSTADTSSTLEVRTQGPILTASGKNPVMELNEKRRGLKYELISETGGSHDKRFVMEVEVDGQKFRGAGPNKKVAKASAALAALEKLFSGPNAANNKKKKILPQTKGVVNTAVSAAVQAVRGRGRGALTRGAFVGAAAATGYITPGYGAPYGYSTAAPAYGGFFIDSPYCQPLSIAPFIIHLGPQDFFSDF; encoded by the exons TGGCTGAGCCTCTCACAGTTCTGTACTGCCTGTGACttcatctgcagcagcagcaaagccgTGAGCGATTGGCCCTTTGCCTGTTCCAAG AGATCGATCCGATCTTTTGCTAACGATGACCGCCACGTAATGGTGAAACATTCAACCATTTACCCATCTCCAGAGGAGCTTGAAGCTGTCCAGAACATGGTGTCAACAGTAGAATGTGCCCTTAAGCATGTCTCTGACTGGCTGGATGAAAAGAACAAGTCTGCAAAGTGTGAAGGTGATGTGGAAGCCaaggaggaagctgcagaaggcACTGCCAA GGATCAAGGTGGTCGGACGTTATGTGGCGTTATGAGAATTGGCTTGGTTGCAAAGGGCTTGCTGATCAAAGATGATATGGATCTGGAGCTGGTTCTCATGTgcaaagaaaaacccacaaagaccTTGTTAAGTATCGTTAAAGACAATCTCCCAGCTCAAATTCAG AAACTTACAGAAGAGAAGTATCTGGTGGAGGAGCATGTAAATGAGGCAGCTATTGTTATCCATAACACAAAGGAGCCCAAGCTCACTTTGAAGGTGATACTCACATCCCCTCTCATCCGAGATGAAgcagagaagaaggaaggag ATAATGTTGCGATGAAAGATCCTCCGGACTTATTGGACAGGCAGAAATGCCTGGAGGCCTTGGCGTCTCTGCGGCACGCCAAATGGTTTCAG gcCAGGGCAAATGGACTAAAATCATGTGTAATTGTCCTTCGTATTCTGCGGGATTTGTGCAACAGAGTCCCCACATGGGCACCGCTGAAAGGCTGG CCACTCGAGCTTATATGTGAAAAATCTATAGGTACTTGTAATAGACCTTTGGGTGCTGGGGAAGCCTTGCGACGAGTGATGGAGTGTTTGGCGTCTGGAATTCTGCTTCCTG ggGGCCCGGGGCTGTACGACCCCTGCGAGCGTGAGCCCACGGATGCTTTGTCTTACATGACAGTTCAGCAAAAAGAAGCCATCACACACAGTGCTCAG CATGCACTCAGATTATCAGCCTTTGGGCAGATCTATAAAGTTTTGGAAATGGATCCCCTCCCATCAAATAAgtcatttcagaaatattcctgGTCAGTAACTGATAAAGAAG GTACAGGCTCATCTGCTCTGAAGAGACCATTTGAAGACAGTGTTGGAGATGATAAAGATCCAAATAAAAAGATGAAGCGTAATCTGAGGAAAA TACTAGATAGTAAAGCAATAGATCTCATGAATGCTCTGATGAGGCTGAACCAAATCAGGCCAGGGCTTCAGTATAAGCTGCTGTCACAGTCTGGTCCAGTCCATGCCCCAGTCTTCACAATGTCTGTAGATGTTGATGGTACGACTTATGAAGCATCAGGACCTTCTAAGAAAACAGCCAAGCTCCATGTGGCAGTGAAG GTTTTACAAGCGATGGGGTATCCAACAGGTTTTGATGCAGATGTGGAGTGTGTAAGTTCTGATGAAAAATCAGATACTGAAggtaaaaatgaaacaacatcTTCAATCTCAAGCAATAATAATACTGGAAATTCCACAGCTGACACCTCTTCTACCCTAGAG GTAAGAACTCAGGGTCCCATTCTCACAGCAAGTGGCAAAAACCCAGTGATGGAACTCAATGAAAAGAGAAGAGGTCTGAAGTACGAGCTCATTTCCGAGACAGGGGGAAGCCACGACAAGCGCTTTGTCATGGAG GTAGAAGTAGATGGGCAGAAGTTCAGAGGTGCAGGCCCAAACAAGAAAGTAGCAAAAGCAAGTGCTGCATTAGCAGCActtgaaaaactgttttctggGCCTAATGCAGcaaataacaagaaaaagaagattctTCCTCAG ACTAAAGGCGTTGTCAATacagctgtttctgcagcagTCCAAGCTGTTCGAGGCAGAGGACGAGGTGCTTTAACGCGAGGGGCATTTGTTGGGGCAGCTGCCGCTACTGGATACATAACACCAG GCTATGGAGCACCATACGGatacagcacagcagcaccagcctaCG GTGGTTTTTTCATTGACAGTCCCTATTGCCAGCCTCTCAGCATCGCACCTTTTATTATTCACTTGGGCCCTCAAGATTTCTTCTCTGACTTCTAG
- the STRBP gene encoding spermatid perinuclear RNA-binding protein isoform X4: MWLSLSQFCTACDFICSSSKAVSDWPFACSKRSIRSFANDDRHVMVKHSTIYPSPEELEAVQNMVSTVECALKHVSDWLDEKNKSAKCEGDVEAKEEAAEGTAKDQGGRTLCGVMRIGLVAKGLLIKDDMDLELVLMCKEKPTKTLLSIVKDNLPAQIQKLTEEKYLVEEHVNEAAIVIHNTKEPKLTLKVILTSPLIRDEAEKKEGVDNVAMKDPPDLLDRQKCLEALASLRHAKWFQARANGLKSCVIVLRILRDLCNRVPTWAPLKGWPLELICEKSIGTCNRPLGAGEALRRVMECLASGILLPGGPGLYDPCEREPTDALSYMTVQQKEAITHSAQHALRLSAFGQIYKVLEMDPLPSNKSFQKYSWSVTDKEGTGSSALKRPFEDSVGDDKDPNKKMKRNLRKILDSKAIDLMNALMRLNQIRPGLQYKLLSQSGPVHAPVFTMSVDVDGTTYEASGPSKKTAKLHVAVKVLQAMGYPTGFDADVECVSSDEKSDTEGKNETTSSISSNNNTGNSTADTSSTLEVRTQGPILTASGKNPVMELNEKRRGLKYELISETGGSHDKRFVMEVEVDGQKFRGAGPNKKVAKASAALAALEKLFSGPNAANNKKKKILPQTKGVVNTAVSAAVQAVRGRGRGALTRGAFVGAAAATGYITPGYGAPYGYSTAAPAYGLPKRMVLLPVMKFPTYPVPHYSFF, from the exons TGGCTGAGCCTCTCACAGTTCTGTACTGCCTGTGACttcatctgcagcagcagcaaagccgTGAGCGATTGGCCCTTTGCCTGTTCCAAG AGATCGATCCGATCTTTTGCTAACGATGACCGCCACGTAATGGTGAAACATTCAACCATTTACCCATCTCCAGAGGAGCTTGAAGCTGTCCAGAACATGGTGTCAACAGTAGAATGTGCCCTTAAGCATGTCTCTGACTGGCTGGATGAAAAGAACAAGTCTGCAAAGTGTGAAGGTGATGTGGAAGCCaaggaggaagctgcagaaggcACTGCCAA GGATCAAGGTGGTCGGACGTTATGTGGCGTTATGAGAATTGGCTTGGTTGCAAAGGGCTTGCTGATCAAAGATGATATGGATCTGGAGCTGGTTCTCATGTgcaaagaaaaacccacaaagaccTTGTTAAGTATCGTTAAAGACAATCTCCCAGCTCAAATTCAG AAACTTACAGAAGAGAAGTATCTGGTGGAGGAGCATGTAAATGAGGCAGCTATTGTTATCCATAACACAAAGGAGCCCAAGCTCACTTTGAAGGTGATACTCACATCCCCTCTCATCCGAGATGAAgcagagaagaaggaaggag TAGATAATGTTGCGATGAAAGATCCTCCGGACTTATTGGACAGGCAGAAATGCCTGGAGGCCTTGGCGTCTCTGCGGCACGCCAAATGGTTTCAG gcCAGGGCAAATGGACTAAAATCATGTGTAATTGTCCTTCGTATTCTGCGGGATTTGTGCAACAGAGTCCCCACATGGGCACCGCTGAAAGGCTGG CCACTCGAGCTTATATGTGAAAAATCTATAGGTACTTGTAATAGACCTTTGGGTGCTGGGGAAGCCTTGCGACGAGTGATGGAGTGTTTGGCGTCTGGAATTCTGCTTCCTG ggGGCCCGGGGCTGTACGACCCCTGCGAGCGTGAGCCCACGGATGCTTTGTCTTACATGACAGTTCAGCAAAAAGAAGCCATCACACACAGTGCTCAG CATGCACTCAGATTATCAGCCTTTGGGCAGATCTATAAAGTTTTGGAAATGGATCCCCTCCCATCAAATAAgtcatttcagaaatattcctgGTCAGTAACTGATAAAGAAG GTACAGGCTCATCTGCTCTGAAGAGACCATTTGAAGACAGTGTTGGAGATGATAAAGATCCAAATAAAAAGATGAAGCGTAATCTGAGGAAAA TACTAGATAGTAAAGCAATAGATCTCATGAATGCTCTGATGAGGCTGAACCAAATCAGGCCAGGGCTTCAGTATAAGCTGCTGTCACAGTCTGGTCCAGTCCATGCCCCAGTCTTCACAATGTCTGTAGATGTTGATGGTACGACTTATGAAGCATCAGGACCTTCTAAGAAAACAGCCAAGCTCCATGTGGCAGTGAAG GTTTTACAAGCGATGGGGTATCCAACAGGTTTTGATGCAGATGTGGAGTGTGTAAGTTCTGATGAAAAATCAGATACTGAAggtaaaaatgaaacaacatcTTCAATCTCAAGCAATAATAATACTGGAAATTCCACAGCTGACACCTCTTCTACCCTAGAG GTAAGAACTCAGGGTCCCATTCTCACAGCAAGTGGCAAAAACCCAGTGATGGAACTCAATGAAAAGAGAAGAGGTCTGAAGTACGAGCTCATTTCCGAGACAGGGGGAAGCCACGACAAGCGCTTTGTCATGGAG GTAGAAGTAGATGGGCAGAAGTTCAGAGGTGCAGGCCCAAACAAGAAAGTAGCAAAAGCAAGTGCTGCATTAGCAGCActtgaaaaactgttttctggGCCTAATGCAGcaaataacaagaaaaagaagattctTCCTCAG ACTAAAGGCGTTGTCAATacagctgtttctgcagcagTCCAAGCTGTTCGAGGCAGAGGACGAGGTGCTTTAACGCGAGGGGCATTTGTTGGGGCAGCTGCCGCTACTGGATACATAACACCAG GCTATGGAGCACCATACGGatacagcacagcagcaccagcctaCG GTTTACCCAAGAGAATGGTTCTGTTACCAGTTATGAAATTCCCAACTTACCCCGTTCCCCACTACTCATTCTTTTAG
- the STRBP gene encoding spermatid perinuclear RNA-binding protein isoform X1, producing the protein MWLSLSQFCTACDFICSSSKAVSDWPFACSKRSIRSFANDDRHVMVKHSTIYPSPEELEAVQNMVSTVECALKHVSDWLDEKNKSAKCEGDVEAKEEAAEGTAKDQGGRTLCGVMRIGLVAKGLLIKDDMDLELVLMCKEKPTKTLLSIVKDNLPAQIQKLTEEKYLVEEHVNEAAIVIHNTKEPKLTLKVILTSPLIRDEAEKKEGVDNVAMKDPPDLLDRQKCLEALASLRHAKWFQARANGLKSCVIVLRILRDLCNRVPTWAPLKGWPLELICEKSIGTCNRPLGAGEALRRVMECLASGILLPGGPGLYDPCEREPTDALSYMTVQQKEAITHSAQHALRLSAFGQIYKVLEMDPLPSNKSFQKYSWSVTDKEGTGSSALKRPFEDSVGDDKDPNKKMKRNLRKILDSKAIDLMNALMRLNQIRPGLQYKLLSQSGPVHAPVFTMSVDVDGTTYEASGPSKKTAKLHVAVKVLQAMGYPTGFDADVECVSSDEKSDTEGKNETTSSISSNNNTGNSTADTSSTLEVRTQGPILTASGKNPVMELNEKRRGLKYELISETGGSHDKRFVMEVEVDGQKFRGAGPNKKVAKASAALAALEKLFSGPNAANNKKKKILPQTKGVVNTAVSAAVQAVRGRGRGALTRGAFVGAAAATGYITPGYGAPYGYSTAAPAYGTYSPLINTLEIMQKLLWQFKCGSPRRNSKRFKLLNHDNTTTFMP; encoded by the exons TGGCTGAGCCTCTCACAGTTCTGTACTGCCTGTGACttcatctgcagcagcagcaaagccgTGAGCGATTGGCCCTTTGCCTGTTCCAAG AGATCGATCCGATCTTTTGCTAACGATGACCGCCACGTAATGGTGAAACATTCAACCATTTACCCATCTCCAGAGGAGCTTGAAGCTGTCCAGAACATGGTGTCAACAGTAGAATGTGCCCTTAAGCATGTCTCTGACTGGCTGGATGAAAAGAACAAGTCTGCAAAGTGTGAAGGTGATGTGGAAGCCaaggaggaagctgcagaaggcACTGCCAA GGATCAAGGTGGTCGGACGTTATGTGGCGTTATGAGAATTGGCTTGGTTGCAAAGGGCTTGCTGATCAAAGATGATATGGATCTGGAGCTGGTTCTCATGTgcaaagaaaaacccacaaagaccTTGTTAAGTATCGTTAAAGACAATCTCCCAGCTCAAATTCAG AAACTTACAGAAGAGAAGTATCTGGTGGAGGAGCATGTAAATGAGGCAGCTATTGTTATCCATAACACAAAGGAGCCCAAGCTCACTTTGAAGGTGATACTCACATCCCCTCTCATCCGAGATGAAgcagagaagaaggaaggag TAGATAATGTTGCGATGAAAGATCCTCCGGACTTATTGGACAGGCAGAAATGCCTGGAGGCCTTGGCGTCTCTGCGGCACGCCAAATGGTTTCAG gcCAGGGCAAATGGACTAAAATCATGTGTAATTGTCCTTCGTATTCTGCGGGATTTGTGCAACAGAGTCCCCACATGGGCACCGCTGAAAGGCTGG CCACTCGAGCTTATATGTGAAAAATCTATAGGTACTTGTAATAGACCTTTGGGTGCTGGGGAAGCCTTGCGACGAGTGATGGAGTGTTTGGCGTCTGGAATTCTGCTTCCTG ggGGCCCGGGGCTGTACGACCCCTGCGAGCGTGAGCCCACGGATGCTTTGTCTTACATGACAGTTCAGCAAAAAGAAGCCATCACACACAGTGCTCAG CATGCACTCAGATTATCAGCCTTTGGGCAGATCTATAAAGTTTTGGAAATGGATCCCCTCCCATCAAATAAgtcatttcagaaatattcctgGTCAGTAACTGATAAAGAAG GTACAGGCTCATCTGCTCTGAAGAGACCATTTGAAGACAGTGTTGGAGATGATAAAGATCCAAATAAAAAGATGAAGCGTAATCTGAGGAAAA TACTAGATAGTAAAGCAATAGATCTCATGAATGCTCTGATGAGGCTGAACCAAATCAGGCCAGGGCTTCAGTATAAGCTGCTGTCACAGTCTGGTCCAGTCCATGCCCCAGTCTTCACAATGTCTGTAGATGTTGATGGTACGACTTATGAAGCATCAGGACCTTCTAAGAAAACAGCCAAGCTCCATGTGGCAGTGAAG GTTTTACAAGCGATGGGGTATCCAACAGGTTTTGATGCAGATGTGGAGTGTGTAAGTTCTGATGAAAAATCAGATACTGAAggtaaaaatgaaacaacatcTTCAATCTCAAGCAATAATAATACTGGAAATTCCACAGCTGACACCTCTTCTACCCTAGAG GTAAGAACTCAGGGTCCCATTCTCACAGCAAGTGGCAAAAACCCAGTGATGGAACTCAATGAAAAGAGAAGAGGTCTGAAGTACGAGCTCATTTCCGAGACAGGGGGAAGCCACGACAAGCGCTTTGTCATGGAG GTAGAAGTAGATGGGCAGAAGTTCAGAGGTGCAGGCCCAAACAAGAAAGTAGCAAAAGCAAGTGCTGCATTAGCAGCActtgaaaaactgttttctggGCCTAATGCAGcaaataacaagaaaaagaagattctTCCTCAG ACTAAAGGCGTTGTCAATacagctgtttctgcagcagTCCAAGCTGTTCGAGGCAGAGGACGAGGTGCTTTAACGCGAGGGGCATTTGTTGGGGCAGCTGCCGCTACTGGATACATAACACCAG GCTATGGAGCACCATACGGatacagcacagcagcaccagcctaCGGTACGTACAGCCCTCTAATTAACACCTTAGAAATTATGCAGAAACTGTTGTGGCAGTTCAAATGTGGCAGTCCAAGGAGAAATTCAAAGAGATTTAAGCTCTTAAACCATGACAACACCACCACTTTTATGCCATAA
- the STRBP gene encoding spermatid perinuclear RNA-binding protein isoform X7 → MWLSLSQFCTACDFICSSSKAVSDWPFACSKRSIRSFANDDRHVMVKHSTIYPSPEELEAVQNMVSTVECALKHVSDWLDEKNKSAKCEGDVEAKEEAAEGTAKDQGGRTLCGVMRIGLVAKGLLIKDDMDLELVLMCKEKPTKTLLSIVKDNLPAQIQKLTEEKYLVEEHVNEAAIVIHNTKEPKLTLKVILTSPLIRDEAEKKEGVDNVAMKDPPDLLDRQKCLEALASLRHAKWFQARANGLKSCVIVLRILRDLCNRVPTWAPLKGWPLELICEKSIGTCNRPLGAGEALRRVMECLASGILLPGGPGLYDPCEREPTDALSYMTVQQKEAITHSAQHALRLSAFGQIYKVLEMDPLPSNKSFQKYSWSVTDKEGTGSSALKRPFEDSVGDDKDPNKKMKRNLRKILDSKAIDLMNALMRLNQIRPGLQYKLLSQSGPVHAPVFTMSVDVDGTTYEASGPSKKTAKLHVAVKVLQAMGYPTGFDADVECVSSDEKSDTEGKNETTSSISSNNNTGNSTADTSSTLEVRTQGPILTASGKNPVMELNEKRRGLKYELISETGGSHDKRFVMEVEVDGQKFRGAGPNKKVAKASAALAALEKLFSGPNAANNKKKKILPQTKGVVNTAVSAAVQAVRGRGRGALTRGAFVGAAAATGYITPGYGAPYGYSTAAPAYAICTCIK, encoded by the exons TGGCTGAGCCTCTCACAGTTCTGTACTGCCTGTGACttcatctgcagcagcagcaaagccgTGAGCGATTGGCCCTTTGCCTGTTCCAAG AGATCGATCCGATCTTTTGCTAACGATGACCGCCACGTAATGGTGAAACATTCAACCATTTACCCATCTCCAGAGGAGCTTGAAGCTGTCCAGAACATGGTGTCAACAGTAGAATGTGCCCTTAAGCATGTCTCTGACTGGCTGGATGAAAAGAACAAGTCTGCAAAGTGTGAAGGTGATGTGGAAGCCaaggaggaagctgcagaaggcACTGCCAA GGATCAAGGTGGTCGGACGTTATGTGGCGTTATGAGAATTGGCTTGGTTGCAAAGGGCTTGCTGATCAAAGATGATATGGATCTGGAGCTGGTTCTCATGTgcaaagaaaaacccacaaagaccTTGTTAAGTATCGTTAAAGACAATCTCCCAGCTCAAATTCAG AAACTTACAGAAGAGAAGTATCTGGTGGAGGAGCATGTAAATGAGGCAGCTATTGTTATCCATAACACAAAGGAGCCCAAGCTCACTTTGAAGGTGATACTCACATCCCCTCTCATCCGAGATGAAgcagagaagaaggaaggag TAGATAATGTTGCGATGAAAGATCCTCCGGACTTATTGGACAGGCAGAAATGCCTGGAGGCCTTGGCGTCTCTGCGGCACGCCAAATGGTTTCAG gcCAGGGCAAATGGACTAAAATCATGTGTAATTGTCCTTCGTATTCTGCGGGATTTGTGCAACAGAGTCCCCACATGGGCACCGCTGAAAGGCTGG CCACTCGAGCTTATATGTGAAAAATCTATAGGTACTTGTAATAGACCTTTGGGTGCTGGGGAAGCCTTGCGACGAGTGATGGAGTGTTTGGCGTCTGGAATTCTGCTTCCTG ggGGCCCGGGGCTGTACGACCCCTGCGAGCGTGAGCCCACGGATGCTTTGTCTTACATGACAGTTCAGCAAAAAGAAGCCATCACACACAGTGCTCAG CATGCACTCAGATTATCAGCCTTTGGGCAGATCTATAAAGTTTTGGAAATGGATCCCCTCCCATCAAATAAgtcatttcagaaatattcctgGTCAGTAACTGATAAAGAAG GTACAGGCTCATCTGCTCTGAAGAGACCATTTGAAGACAGTGTTGGAGATGATAAAGATCCAAATAAAAAGATGAAGCGTAATCTGAGGAAAA TACTAGATAGTAAAGCAATAGATCTCATGAATGCTCTGATGAGGCTGAACCAAATCAGGCCAGGGCTTCAGTATAAGCTGCTGTCACAGTCTGGTCCAGTCCATGCCCCAGTCTTCACAATGTCTGTAGATGTTGATGGTACGACTTATGAAGCATCAGGACCTTCTAAGAAAACAGCCAAGCTCCATGTGGCAGTGAAG GTTTTACAAGCGATGGGGTATCCAACAGGTTTTGATGCAGATGTGGAGTGTGTAAGTTCTGATGAAAAATCAGATACTGAAggtaaaaatgaaacaacatcTTCAATCTCAAGCAATAATAATACTGGAAATTCCACAGCTGACACCTCTTCTACCCTAGAG GTAAGAACTCAGGGTCCCATTCTCACAGCAAGTGGCAAAAACCCAGTGATGGAACTCAATGAAAAGAGAAGAGGTCTGAAGTACGAGCTCATTTCCGAGACAGGGGGAAGCCACGACAAGCGCTTTGTCATGGAG GTAGAAGTAGATGGGCAGAAGTTCAGAGGTGCAGGCCCAAACAAGAAAGTAGCAAAAGCAAGTGCTGCATTAGCAGCActtgaaaaactgttttctggGCCTAATGCAGcaaataacaagaaaaagaagattctTCCTCAG ACTAAAGGCGTTGTCAATacagctgtttctgcagcagTCCAAGCTGTTCGAGGCAGAGGACGAGGTGCTTTAACGCGAGGGGCATTTGTTGGGGCAGCTGCCGCTACTGGATACATAACACCAG GCTATGGAGCACCATACGGatacagcacagcagcaccagcctaCG CCATATGCACTTGTATAAAATAA
- the STRBP gene encoding spermatid perinuclear RNA-binding protein isoform X10, whose product MWLSLSQFCTACDFICSSSKAVSDWPFACSKRSIRSFANDDRHVMVKHSTIYPSPEELEAVQNMVSTVECALKHVSDWLDEKNKSAKCEGDVEAKEEAAEGTAKDQGGRTLCGVMRIGLVAKGLLIKDDMDLELVLMCKEKPTKTLLSIVKDNLPAQIQKLTEEKYLVEEHVNEAAIVIHNTKEPKLTLKVILTSPLIRDEAEKKEGGQGKWTKIMCNCPSYSAGFVQQSPHMGTAERLGTCNRPLGAGEALRRVMECLASGILLPGGPGLYDPCEREPTDALSYMTVQQKEAITHSAQHALRLSAFGQIYKVLEMDPLPSNKSFQKYSWSVTDKEGTGSSALKRPFEDSVGDDKDPNKKMKRNLRKILDSKAIDLMNALMRLNQIRPGLQYKLLSQSGPVHAPVFTMSVDVDGTTYEASGPSKKTAKLHVAVKVLQAMGYPTGFDADVECVSSDEKSDTEGKNETTSSISSNNNTGNSTADTSSTLEVRTQGPILTASGKNPVMELNEKRRGLKYELISETGGSHDKRFVMEVEVDGQKFRGAGPNKKVAKASAALAALEKLFSGPNAANNKKKKILPQTKGVVNTAVSAAVQAVRGRGRGALTRGAFVGAAAATGYITPGYGAPYGYSTAAPAYGGFFIDSPYCQPLSIAPFIIHLGPQDFFSDF is encoded by the exons TGGCTGAGCCTCTCACAGTTCTGTACTGCCTGTGACttcatctgcagcagcagcaaagccgTGAGCGATTGGCCCTTTGCCTGTTCCAAG AGATCGATCCGATCTTTTGCTAACGATGACCGCCACGTAATGGTGAAACATTCAACCATTTACCCATCTCCAGAGGAGCTTGAAGCTGTCCAGAACATGGTGTCAACAGTAGAATGTGCCCTTAAGCATGTCTCTGACTGGCTGGATGAAAAGAACAAGTCTGCAAAGTGTGAAGGTGATGTGGAAGCCaaggaggaagctgcagaaggcACTGCCAA GGATCAAGGTGGTCGGACGTTATGTGGCGTTATGAGAATTGGCTTGGTTGCAAAGGGCTTGCTGATCAAAGATGATATGGATCTGGAGCTGGTTCTCATGTgcaaagaaaaacccacaaagaccTTGTTAAGTATCGTTAAAGACAATCTCCCAGCTCAAATTCAG AAACTTACAGAAGAGAAGTATCTGGTGGAGGAGCATGTAAATGAGGCAGCTATTGTTATCCATAACACAAAGGAGCCCAAGCTCACTTTGAAGGTGATACTCACATCCCCTCTCATCCGAGATGAAgcagagaagaaggaaggag gcCAGGGCAAATGGACTAAAATCATGTGTAATTGTCCTTCGTATTCTGCGGGATTTGTGCAACAGAGTCCCCACATGGGCACCGCTGAAAGGCTGG GTACTTGTAATAGACCTTTGGGTGCTGGGGAAGCCTTGCGACGAGTGATGGAGTGTTTGGCGTCTGGAATTCTGCTTCCTG ggGGCCCGGGGCTGTACGACCCCTGCGAGCGTGAGCCCACGGATGCTTTGTCTTACATGACAGTTCAGCAAAAAGAAGCCATCACACACAGTGCTCAG CATGCACTCAGATTATCAGCCTTTGGGCAGATCTATAAAGTTTTGGAAATGGATCCCCTCCCATCAAATAAgtcatttcagaaatattcctgGTCAGTAACTGATAAAGAAG GTACAGGCTCATCTGCTCTGAAGAGACCATTTGAAGACAGTGTTGGAGATGATAAAGATCCAAATAAAAAGATGAAGCGTAATCTGAGGAAAA TACTAGATAGTAAAGCAATAGATCTCATGAATGCTCTGATGAGGCTGAACCAAATCAGGCCAGGGCTTCAGTATAAGCTGCTGTCACAGTCTGGTCCAGTCCATGCCCCAGTCTTCACAATGTCTGTAGATGTTGATGGTACGACTTATGAAGCATCAGGACCTTCTAAGAAAACAGCCAAGCTCCATGTGGCAGTGAAG GTTTTACAAGCGATGGGGTATCCAACAGGTTTTGATGCAGATGTGGAGTGTGTAAGTTCTGATGAAAAATCAGATACTGAAggtaaaaatgaaacaacatcTTCAATCTCAAGCAATAATAATACTGGAAATTCCACAGCTGACACCTCTTCTACCCTAGAG GTAAGAACTCAGGGTCCCATTCTCACAGCAAGTGGCAAAAACCCAGTGATGGAACTCAATGAAAAGAGAAGAGGTCTGAAGTACGAGCTCATTTCCGAGACAGGGGGAAGCCACGACAAGCGCTTTGTCATGGAG GTAGAAGTAGATGGGCAGAAGTTCAGAGGTGCAGGCCCAAACAAGAAAGTAGCAAAAGCAAGTGCTGCATTAGCAGCActtgaaaaactgttttctggGCCTAATGCAGcaaataacaagaaaaagaagattctTCCTCAG ACTAAAGGCGTTGTCAATacagctgtttctgcagcagTCCAAGCTGTTCGAGGCAGAGGACGAGGTGCTTTAACGCGAGGGGCATTTGTTGGGGCAGCTGCCGCTACTGGATACATAACACCAG GCTATGGAGCACCATACGGatacagcacagcagcaccagcctaCG GTGGTTTTTTCATTGACAGTCCCTATTGCCAGCCTCTCAGCATCGCACCTTTTATTATTCACTTGGGCCCTCAAGATTTCTTCTCTGACTTCTAG